In Ammospiza caudacuta isolate bAmmCau1 chromosome 33, bAmmCau1.pri, whole genome shotgun sequence, the genomic stretch TTTAGcggggggtgctgggggggctTTGGAGGGGAATTTGAGGAGGGGTCCTCGGGGGGTGTCACGATCTGTCCTCACGGACGGGTTTTGTGATGGTTTGTGGAtttgatctcagggtgcaaaaaGAACCGACACGGTACAAGGGGGTTTGCAATGATAATCgaaacaaatgcacctttattGAATGACCACAGCGAAATgcgatagagggattaagggagagaaaaagatgggggaagagagagacaaaagagagagagagagaaagaggggaTAGAGCTACCAAACATAGAGATgaagtcctttggtccagtccagtcGAGGATCCACTGTTACGTCGGGGAGATCTCGAAGTCTCTcgctaactcagaggtttttattatgaTAACTCTATTGGAAATTGCGAGGATGGGGAAGCAGATACAATAAGGaatagatgtaacaggtagtccatGCTCTCATCAGTAAGCGAGAGCCATTGTCTTCTTGGTCCAGCGGTCACAACCTGCAGGCACACATctcgctttggtcagcttgcctcccccacacacctgccccgggctgggggtttcagtcccagtccttggaaggagcagaggggccttttcACATGGGGGTtccatgtctcagtccttgatggagaggctccttacatctcagtctgtctgtcctggtGGGGTTAAAATAGgtgagggtcttctgtggggggaccacctgaaactcaggagaagtccagccaggccgagaggtgggacagcttccaAGGCTGTTGTTGCACAAAGGGCACAGTGCCCCGTTCTTCTCATTGGGCTCAGTGTAGCACACAGCAAACAACAGCTGTGAAAACAGCAACTGAACACTGTGCTCTGGGGTCTCTGGGTCTTGTGACATGTGACTTTCTCCTACAGAGGAGATGGGGGGCgggggtcttctcttcagtggtcctCAAATGACaatcgtgaggcagatgagggaaaattctgACAGACTCTCCCAAGCCACCACCATTTGTCCCCCTCCCTTTGCCCAAATCCCTCCCCATTGCCCCCCCAATAAACGGCCCCGGGCCCAACTGGGAAGctttactgggagcactgggagcaggcaCTGTGCGGGGGCAGAGCGCCAGCGGGGCTGGCGGGGACacgggaccccccaaaatcagtgGAGCGGGGACGGAGCCGGGGGTCCCGGCCGGGCCCGAGCCCACGGGGAGGGGCTGCGGCCGCCGCCggctcaggagctctgtgggcagagaaAAGGGGGTGACACCGGGCTGGGGGCCCCGGCGGGAGCGCACACGCTCCGCCACGGCGGGGACGCCACCCCCGGCACCCGCCCTGACCTTCTTGCGCAGGGAGAAGCCGAGCCCCAGCGCCAGGAAGACGAAGCCCAAGACGAAGCCCCCGATGCCCGTCAGCATCTTgctgcgggcggcggcggcggcatcTCTGGGGGGTCCgcagggctcagcacccccaaaacctctcacCGACACCCCGAGCCCTTCCCAGCGCCCTCCCTGTGGCCCCCGGCCCAGCCAGGACGCCCTGAAACCTCCCCCCGATCCCTTTTTGTCCTGGCCAGGAGCCACCAAAGCCCCTCCCGTCCCTCTCAGCGTcccacagccccctcccagttgcccccagcaccccaggaGCCCCAAAGCCTCTCGCAGTCCcttggcagccccagcaggactcagccagagccctcccagtctgtgcccagcacaacCGAGCTCATGGCGAGCCCCGCTTTGCCATCGCCGATCTCCTTCCAGCCCCTCCGGGCTCACTGCGATCCCTCCCAGTCACACCCAGCGcccccaaactccctcccagtcacacccagcacccccaaactccctcccacGGCCCACCAGGATCCTCCCAAGCCCATCCCACCCTCTCCAGCATCCCCCAgaccccttcccagcccttgcccagcccccagcccttctcccacTTCCAGCCcggctctctccagctccctcccagtggctcccagcacagcccagcggCTCTGCCAGCGCCCCCAGGGGCTCCCCCGTACCCCAGTGCCgcctcaggggctgctccaggctgacgTGCTCCACCTGGCAGCTGTAGCTGAGCCCGCGCCGGGGCGGCgtttccagcagcaccagcagctggtaGGTCCAGTCCCCGTTGGGGACCACGTCGGTGGCCACCACGTGCTCCgagagctcctgctggccctggaacCACCTCacctggatggcagcagggtAGAAATCCATCACGGAGCAGAGCAGGCGGctggggccgggctgggagctCGAGGGGGGCACCAGCGAGATGGACAcgctggggggcactgggagagagagagagggagagcggGGACACACTGGGATCAGCTGGGGGGCGctgggagagagaggggagggctgggctggagagggaGTGGGAACGGACTGAAATGGACTCGGAATGACAGGGAATGGATTGGGGAATGTggtgggagggactgggaatgggctCGGATGAATTGGGAATGTGATGGGAGGGagtgggagagactgggagggaGTTGGGTGACACAGAGAGATGGGAAGGAatgggggaactgggagagaGGGTGGAGGTCTAAGAGTGAACTGTGAATGAACTGGGAagagactgggaatggactgggagagactggggaGGAACTGGGCATGGTCTTGGAGGGACTggaatggcactgggagggatcttggtggcactgggaggaactgggaatgaAGTGTGCGGCACTGGGAGGTCGAGTCCGGCGCGAGGCACTCGGCGATGCGGGTCCGCCTGGCAACAGATGAGTCATGAACATGATGCGATCTCATTGGTTGCCAAGCGTCAACTTTACGGGTCGCTGAAATGGACGCCcgggggggcactgggagggactgggaggatCTGGAGACCCCGGGGGTGGGCACAAGGAGGGCTGAGAGCTCTGGGCCGATGCCCAGGGAGATTTTGAGGGGCTCCAGGCTCACTGGCAGGGCAGGCCCCGAGGGTACACGCTCTGCCTCTCGCTCACCTCGGCGCTCCCTGATGAACGGGGTAAAATTCTTGTACCAGCACCGGCAGAACCAGTCCACCGCAGTCCGTCTGTCCTCCATGAATACCGCGTTGCTGTTCCAGCGCTTGGCCAACTTCTCCCCATAGGGGGTGAGCCCCACAAAGTGCCCCACGTCGCTGTCGAACATTATGAACTGATCCCGGTTGTAGATGGATCTCTGGACGTACCTCACCTTCTCCGTGGCGTTAATGAAGTAACACTCGGAGTTTGTCATCCTTTGGAACACCCCTGTGTGTGCAGAACATAGATCGGGGGGTGCCTCTCCAACAccctcccccagcacccccagagctccGGTGCCACTCCGGATCCCCACTCCgcaccccctgtgcccctcgGCCGCCATGGGACACTCCTGCCCGCGCTGCCGCTTCCTCTTTGCCGCccttcccccatttccccttcCACATCCTCTCCCCTCCCACCTCCGGCCGCTCCCTAAATCACTTTGGGATgccatttccccattttcccacaaATTCCCCAATCCCCAGGCCCCTCCCGCTCAGATATGGTGTCCCACCTCCGCTTTTCCCCGCTTCCCCACCCTCTCCCACCGCTACCTCTCCTTCCCCCACCCCTCAGCCCCTCCGCTCTCCCTTTGGGggtcccttcctcctccccctccgTTCCGGCCTCCTCCCTTcgcccccttttcccccttcttcccCCCTGTCCCAGCGCCTCCCGACCCCCGCTCACCCGAGAGCTCCGCGCCCGCAGCCGGGGgggctcccagcaccaccagtgGCACCAACAGGGCCCCAGCTGCCGCCCCTCGCCCCatggccggggccgggcagggagcagcagccccaaagCAGCCGCGCTGCGCTGGGAGCGCCAGTCCGGAGCAGGGCGGGCTCGGCAGCGCCGCGCGCTCTCATTGGCTGCCGCCGCTTCTGGGCAGTGAGGGGGCACGAGCTCTGCCCGGCAACCGATGAGGCAACGACCCGAGCTCTCATTGGCTAAGCCGCCTCCTGCCTGCGCCGCCATTGGCTGAGGCTTTTCCGGGACgctgcagccccgggctgggggttttttgggcagGGGGAACCTTGGGGCCTGGGCAGGTGGGAGCTCAGGTGAGCCCAGAAATGCGTGCCCAGGTGCGCGGCATCTCAGGGGTGTCCGTGGCGAGCGGTGACGCTGGCCCGATGccaggcacccccagagccgctctgtccctgcccccgcagccgcacagggacagaaaatggAACCGAGGGTTCCTGGCTGGGAACAAGGACCGGGAGAGATCCCGCAGCAAATCCCGCACGGGCACATCAGACCCGGCCTGGACACACGGAGGGAATTTATTACCAACCAAATCATAGCAGCacaaggagaagggaaagaaatctCTCCAACACCTTCCCCCTGCCCAACATGGATCAGCCAGAACAGGGgtcaccagggctctgcccaaCGGGAGTCACTGGGGATCATCCAGGGCAGATTCTCccatggggatggagctggagcaatGCACGGAGCTCTTCCTACACTCGGGACACTCGCAGGGCCTCTCCCTGGTGTGGAAGTGCTGGTGAGTGACGATCTCTGAATCCCACCTGAAGCTCTTCTGACATTCCGAACACTCCTAGGGCCATTCCCCAGTGGGGATCTTGTGGTACTTGCTGAGGTCAGAGGTCCcactgaagctcttcccacattccccacactcccAGGGCCTCTCCTGTTGCCTTCTATAccaaggcaggcgacctggttctgaggtacagctcgacagcccactctccagggccgttcgggccaatgacacacgcagacaccaatgtggtggacggtcaaatggcgtttattacttcttcttctggggtcttatagtcttgggggtctctacgtcaaaaaggggtttgtccttcttacctatggttagtagggaatggaaaagtactgggtaaggagtggaaagttactggTTTCAGTGGGGCAACATTCCTACTGTTAGTTTCTTATCTGTGAGTAACTGAGGGTCTTATCTATGGGGAACAGAGGGTCCtggctttccgtgacatcgcgaCATCTTCCGCAGCGCCTCTCCCTGACTACCAcactctccccagtgtggatgttCAGGTGTTCCTTCAgggtggagctggagctgaaacCCTTCCCACATTCCAAGCACTTGTGGGACTTCTCTCTGCCATGAGGCTTctccaccagctctgagctctggctgcatCTCTGGCCGCCTTCCTGGCTCAGGGGGGCTCTTTCCTCCCCACACCTCCCTGGGCTGagtttgcagcccctcctcgtgAGGGATCTCTggggcttttcctcctcctccatcttgCCACAGCTTGGGAATGACAGACCCTGGTTTGGGGGAAACCAAGGTGGGAGCACCTTGGAGTAGCGGCTCCTCCTGGCCAGGTCCATCTCTGGAACTCAGCAGGAGTCTTGTGTCCATGAAAAGCTCCACATATCAAGATTCAGCCCAAAAAAAACTCTCCCAGGAGTTCCCTATTGCTGATCTCTCCACTTTTGGGGTTCCACAGgtttcctttccttgggatCATGGGGGTCCAGTGGTTCCAGGGGTTCTTCATTCTCCGGCGTCCTGCTTAGGGATGATCCAGGGGCTTTTGGGGGTCCATGGGGTCCCTTCTACCCTGATGTTCTACTTTGACATCCCAGGGATCCCAGGGgtccctcctctccaggctcccACCCTTTCCAGTCTGCCGGGgtcccccagctctgggatcgcccctctctgctctccctactctgggggtcccaggggttcccctcctctgctctcccGGGGGTCCCCAGGACCAATGTCCTCCCCTGCCCATACTGGGCAATGGCCACGTGGGCCCCCAAAGATCCCCCAAGCGGCTCAGCTTTGGGCTCCTGCAAGATCCAAAcctacacacacagagaaaaaaacctcccaGGGACACCAGATGATACTTGGGGTCAATTTCACAATCTGCGAGCTCCAAACACACCCCAATAAAAAACCCTCACCGGGACCCCCCGATGGATTTGGGACGAGCTCCCCCTCCCCGCCCACCTGCAGGACGAGCTGGGGGCGATGGTCCCGCGGCTGCGGCCACAGGGGGCACTGGAACCTCCTGttcctcctgttcctgttcctgctcctcctgttcctgctcctcctttccctctctctctcctcctcctccttcctaaCCCCACCTCCTCCCCAGTTCCTGCCTTCTGTGTATTTAGAGTGGGGAACCTTGCTCGTTTTTAGAACTAGAACAAAGATCCCAGACGGAACAAGGCTTGCTGCTTTTAGTCAGAAGCATCAGTGACTAAAGGTCACGTTTCCTTTGGTTTGGTGCCGTCCTTGTTCCTCCTCAGTGTTCAGGCTGGGCTATGGGATGTCCTTGTTTGCTGCATTTTGCGAGTTCCTCTTGCACCCTTTGGGCCATaggctgtgccctgggagggTTCTTTGTGCTCCTTGGTGACACAGGAGAACCTTCCAGGCAGTTTCTacatgagctgctgctgggatgtcacaggaACAGCGCCACGTCCCCGTGGTGTTCCCGTTGCTGTGGGACACGGAGGCCTCAGTGCCCAGAGTGGCTCTGGGCTCGTTGCCGGAGGATCCTCCTGCCCGAGGCATtctcagcagccagcccagaaGGTGTCCTTCTGTGCTTGCAggtgttatgtttgcccaattatcccatcataaaaaaaccccaaacaatatttaaggtagcagcaattttaattaaatagtttagcaaatatataaataagggATAATATGGTTCaaataatagcgcataagctAAAACAACCGCGGGGTACGGAGGGCAGGGTTCAATGACCCTTGCCACTTCACGTACAAGTTTGCCAAGTGAAAGTCGCCCCTTATATGCCATGTgtcaatgccatctcct encodes the following:
- the LOC131570282 gene encoding class II histocompatibility antigen, B-L beta chain-like — translated: MGRGAAAGALLVPLVVLGAPPAAGAELSGVFQRMTNSECYFINATEKVRYVQRSIYNRDQFIMFDSDVGHFVGLTPYGEKLAKRWNSNAVFMEDRRTAVDWFCRCWYKNFTPFIRERRVPPSVSISLVPPSSSQPGPSRLLCSVMDFYPAAIQVRWFQGQQELSEHVVATDVVPNGDWTYQLLVLLETPPRRGLSYSCQVEHVSLEQPLRRHWEMPPPPPAARC